The following are from one region of the Endozoicomonas sp. 4G genome:
- a CDS encoding Uma2 family endonuclease, translated as MSQKISHSLVTPDAYLAHERASTTTRHEYIDGYIVAMAGETIQHGRMIANLTRILGNHLVGKPCDVFAADVKLKVESAFVKSFRYPDVMVSCEQERRFEDMCESATVLVEVLSESTELTDRVYKSAEYGHILKATQGEYLVVNPNYPVVEKRMWRDGRFKVVATYNETDSIILESLKLEIPMTDLYHSPSQ; from the coding sequence ATGTCTCAAAAAATCAGTCACTCCCTGGTCACCCCTGATGCTTATCTGGCCCACGAAAGGGCATCAACGACTACTCGCCATGAATATATTGATGGCTATATAGTGGCTATGGCAGGCGAAACCATTCAACATGGCAGAATGATCGCTAATTTAACCCGCATTTTAGGTAATCATTTAGTGGGAAAGCCATGTGATGTATTTGCAGCGGATGTTAAATTAAAAGTTGAGTCCGCCTTTGTTAAGTCCTTCAGATATCCCGATGTCATGGTCTCCTGCGAACAAGAACGGCGTTTCGAAGATATGTGCGAGTCTGCTACGGTTTTGGTTGAAGTGCTATCCGAGAGCACAGAACTGACCGACCGCGTTTATAAGTCAGCGGAGTACGGGCATATTTTAAAGGCGACTCAAGGTGAGTATCTGGTCGTTAATCCCAACTACCCTGTCGTAGAAAAAAGAATGTGGCGAGATGGACGTTTTAAGGTCGTAGCCACTTATAACGAAACTGATAGCATCATACTGGAAAGCCTGAAGCTGGAAATACCCATGACTGATCTATACCACTCACCCTCCCAATAA